In Triticum urartu cultivar G1812 chromosome 6, Tu2.1, whole genome shotgun sequence, the following proteins share a genomic window:
- the LOC125513652 gene encoding trafficking protein particle complex subunit 12 has product MSATSALGSPATSAAAAPLPNLSIPYDLATRGQWQALLANLAHPSHAHHPHHRLLLSALSALSLAKLRRFSDGAALLASLHPDPGCPPPPFLLRLLHALLPLFFPDRPLALDRLYTLLSSVRARPDAQHPEWRRRDALVSSILASDHLAHREFDVAIALVAELVAREPDNPVLLSRLAYAHLQIGNLAAASAVFQHVESVAAGDSSHDSLLSRNRALECIVAKDYAAAVREYERCIEADPADAIAVNNKALCLMYSRDLGDAIKVLEGALETMPTAALNETVVVNLCSMYELAFVNHGEVKRTLADWIARVAPDDFDKSCTRM; this is encoded by the coding sequence ATGTCTGCCACTTCCGCCCTGGGGTCTCCGGCGacctccgccgccgcggcccctCTGCCCAACCTCTCCATCCCCTATGATCTAGCCACGCGTGGACAGTGGCAAGCGCTGCTCGCGAACCTCGCCCACCCCTCCCACGCCCATCACCCGCACCACCGCCTCCTCTTATCTGCGCTCTCGGCGCTCTCCCTCGCCAAGCTCCGCCGCTTCTCCGACGGCGCCGCCCTACTGGCCTCACTTCACCCAGATCCCGGCTGCCCGCCGCCGCCCTTTCTTCTCCGCCTCCTGCACGCTCTCCTCCCGCTCTTCTTCCCCGACCGCCCCCTCGCTCTCGACCGCCTCTACACGCTCCTCTCATCGGTCCGCGCCCGCCCTGACGCCCAGCATCCCGAGTGGCGCCGTCGTGACGCCCTCGTCTCGTCAATCCTCGCCTCCGATCACCTCGCCCACCGAGAGTTCGACGTCGCCATTGCCCTCGTCGCTGAACTCGTCGCTCGCGAGCCGGACAACCCGGTCCTGCTCTCCCGCCTCGCCTATGCCCACCTCCAGATCGGCAACCTCGCTGCCGCCTCCGCGGTCTTCCAACACGTCGAATCCGTCGCGGCCGGCGACTCCTCTCACGACAGCCTCCTGTCTCGCAACCGCGCGCTCGAGTGCATCGTGGCTAAGGACTATGCCGCAGCGGTGCGGGAGTACGAGCGCTGTATTGAAGCTGACCCGGCTGACGCCATCGCCGTGAACAACAAGGCGCTGTGCCTAATGTACTCGCGGGACCTCGGCGACGCCATCAAGGTGCTTGAGGGCGCGCTGGAGACGATGCCCACGGCGGCGCTCAACGAGACAGTGGTGGTCAATTTGTGTAGCATGTACGAGCTTGCCTTCGTCAACCATGGTGAGGTCAAGCGAACCCTTGCCGATTGGATCGCGAGGGTGGCACCAGACGACTTCGACAAATCCTGCACACGCATGTAG